In Limibacter armeniacum, the sequence TTGCTGCAAACTCTGCATCAGTTAGAAATACAGGGGTAGAATTGATGTTGACTACAACGAATGTTCAGTCAAGACTAGTGACTTGGGAGACTATATTTACATTTACTAAAAATACAAACTCAATTGAATCTCTTTATGGTCAGTCAGAAAATGATGACGTAGGAAACGGATGGTTTATTGGTGAGTCCATTGATTCACATTATAACTATCAGTTTGATGGTATTTGGCAACCTGGTCAGGTTGATGAGGCTAGTGCTTACAATCAGGAGCCAGGTCAGGCCAAGGTTAAAGATATCAATGGCGATGGTGAAATCTCACCTGAAGATGATAGGGTAATCTTAGGTTCTTCTAACCCTGACTGGACAGCAGGTATTATCTCAAGATTGAATGTAGGTAACTTTGATTTGAACCTGACTATCTCAGCAGTAGAAGGAGTGTTGGCATACAGTAACTTCCACGCCAACTTTGAAGATGTTCGTGATAGAGGTCGTCAAAAGCTGGATATCGCAGATTGGTATGTACCTGAAAATACAGCAGGTATTCAAGCTCAATATTCCAACTCTTACCCACAACCTAGAAATGCAGGTACCTATTGGAGAAATGATGGTGTAGGGTACTACAAAGATGCATCTTTCATTAAAGTAAATAATATCTCTCTAGGATACTCTTTGCCAAGTAATGCACTGTCTAGATTGAAACTTCAGTCAATGAGAGTATATGTAAATGTATTGAATCCATTTGTGATGACAGACTATACAGGCTGGGATCCAGAATGGGCTGAAGCATCTTTCTCTGTAGGTAGAGTGAGTAACATCACAACACAAATTGGTATGAGTCTTAAATTTTAATCTGTATCAAACATGAAAAAGATATTAATACTGATGGCGTTGGGGTTGTTTACCATCACGTCATGCGATGACTTTCTGGAAGAACAGAATAAATCAAATGTAACAGCTGAAGAGTTTTATGTAACGGAGGAAGGCTTTAATGCATTGGTGAATGCCAACTATGCCTCACTTCGGGAAATATATGGACAAGATCCTTGGCTTTTTGTAGCGGGTACAGACCTGTACAGAGAAGGCAGAGACCAAGCGCCTACAGGTTTGAGTCAATATACACAGTTGAACCCTTCTTCAGAAGGAGTAGATTTTCTATACTCAAACTGCTTCAAGACAATTCAGCAGGCAAACACAGCATTGCACTATGCTGAACTTACTGAGCAAAATAATATGATTCCTCAGTATGTAGGTGAGGTAAAATATATTCGTGCTACAGCTTATTTCCTTTTGGTGCAAACCTATGGGGGTGTCAGTAAGATTGATGCCATTTTGGAAGAAGCGATTACGGAATATGAAAGAGAGTCTGCTGAAAACATCTATGCTTTTATTATTCAGGATTTAGAGCAGGCATTGGCAGCTGTAAAGGATGGTGCGTTTGACGGGAGAGTGAATAAAAAAGCTGTTCAGCATATGCTGGCAAAAGTTCACTTGACTAGAGCATATGAGTCATTTGCAGCAGGTGATGACTTTGCTAAAGCAGCAAGTTATGCAGATGCAGTTATCGGAGGGCAACCACTTTCTCTTTCTTTTGAAGAACTGTGGACGCCTGGTAATGAGATGAACTCAGAAGTGGTTTTCTCGGTGCAGTTTAGTTCTGGTTCAATTGGAACAGCGGATAACAGATTAGGTAATCAGCAACAAGGTTTCTTTGGCCCATACTTAGGTGGCTCTGATGTAGCAGGCGATGCACCTTGGAAGTCATACAACCTATGTCCGACAAGGTTTGCGCTAGACCTTTATGAACAAGGTGATGAGAGATGGGAAGGAACATTTATGACAGAAGTATACGATCGATACTATGACTATTTTGATGTGGATGACCATTCAGAATTAACAGTAGCTCACTTCTATGCACCTTCATGGTTTACTGCTGAAGACGAAGCCGCTTATATGGCCGAACATCCTGAGGCATCTTATCACGCATATGGAACGCATGATCCAGATGGTGCAGAAATCTTGAGTGATTATACCACAATTATTGTGAAGAAGTTTGATGACCCTGAATCGAGATTTGGAGGTAGAGGAGACAATGGTAGAGTAAGTGCACGTGATTTTGTTGTATCAAGATTGGCAGAGACTTACCTGATTGCCGCAGAAGCATACCTAGGCGTTGGCAATGCAGCAGTAGGGCTTGATCGCTTGAATGAAGTAAGAAACCGTGCAGGTGTAGCACCGGCAGCTGCAGCAGCGTTTGATATCGACTACATTTTGGACGAAAGAGGCAGAGAGCTATTGGGCGAGTACCACAGATGGTTTGACTTGAAGCGTACTGGCAAACTGCTTGAGCGAGCATCTGCTTACAATAGCCTGATTGAGCCTTCTAACTTTGATGGTAGCAACGGTGAGAAGAAAATCCTGAGACCGATTCCACAGCAGGCAATTGACTTGAACCAGAATAAAGGTTTCCAACAAAACCCAGCTTACCAATAAGCATAAGTTTTTTTAGATATAGGGGCAGGCATCAAAATGCTGAGCCTGCCCATTTTTCTCCATAACTGCTTGAGCCAATGGTTCAGGACTGGAACCTTTTTTCCTTTATTCAAATAATCTGAACCTATAACACCTTTCAAAAAGGGATTTTTCAAATGAACAGACTGCTATATAAAATGCTGATTTTTCATGCTGCCATGCTTATCAGCTGTCATGTTGATGGTCAGGGACTGGCTTTTCCTGAAGCGGAAGGTTTCGGAAAGTCCACCACTGGTGGCAGAGGGGGGGAAGTAATGGTTGTAACCAACCTGAACGATAGTGGAAAAGGGAGTTTGAGAGAAGCAGTAAGCAGTTCTGAGACAAGGATAATCACTTTTGCTGTAGCAGGGAATATAGCCTTGGAATCTCCGCTTGAGATAAAGCATGGCAACTTGACAATAGCGGGTCAATCTGCACCGGGAGATGGGATCTGTATTAGAAACTATCCTGTAAATGTAAAAGCAGGTAATATTATTATCCGTTATCTGCGAATCAGAATGGGAGATGAAGCCCAAGTTGAGGGAGATGCCTTGAGCATAAGGAAACAGAAGGACATCATTGTGGATCATTGCTCTTTCAGTTGGGGTACCGATGAAACCGCTACTTGCTACGACAATGAAAACTTCACACTTCAGTGGTGTATCATTTCGGAAAGTCTGAACAGCTCAGTGCATAAGAAAGGTGAGCATGGATATGGAGGTATCTGGGGAGGGAAGAAAGCTACTTTTCACCATAACCTGTTAGCACACCATAAAAGCAGGAACCCAAGGTTTTGTGGGGCAAGGTACCACCGAGAGCCAGAAAAGGAGATAGTGGATTTCAGAAACAATGTGATTTATAACTGGAAAGAGAATAGCTCTTATGGTGGTGAAGAAGGGAACCATAACATGGTAAGCAACTATTACAAGCCAGGTCCCGCAACTTCCAATTCCAAGTTCAGGATTATGGATCCATTCAAGCCCTACGGCAGTTACTTCTTGTCCGGTAATGTGTTTACTGCGAACGCTGAAATTACAGCAGATAACAGTAAGGGAATTACAGGAGGAAACCTACGACAAACGCCAGTGCTTAGTGAACCGATTCATCAGCAAACAGCTGAAGCAGCTTTTGAAAGTGTGCTTTCACAGGCAGGTGCGTCTCTTCACCGTGATCGCATCGATAAGCGTATTGTCAAGGAAGTTTTGGAAGGAAAGGCAACTTATGGAAAGTCAGGAATCATTGATTCACAAACAGAAGTTGGGGGGTGGTGTGAGCTGAAAGCAGGAGAAGTGCCAACAGATAAGGACTGTGATGGAATGCCCGATGATTGGGAAATATCCAATGGACTAGACCCCAATAACCCAGATGATCATGCAGGTAATAACCTAAGTGAATCCTACTCAAATATCGAAATCTATCTGAATCAATTATTGGAAATGAAAAGAGATGAAAAGAATTAATATATGCGTGATGCTCCTTTTCCTTTTTGCCTGCAGTAGCCAGTCAGGAAATAGGAAGCAGTCAGCAGAAGCAACATTAACAGCACCAACAGTACCTCTTTTTGTTCAGATGAGTGATGCTGAACTGAAGAGAAACCCAGACCCAAGACTGATTGACTTCAGGGAAAAACCAAAATGGGAATACACTAACGGACTGATCTGCTTAGCGGTACTTCAGGTATGGCAAAAGACAGGAGATGAGAAGTATTACAATTATGCCAAGAGCTATGCAGACTCAATGATCAGGGATAATGGTTCGATCCTGACTTACAAGAAAAGCGATTTCAATATTGATAGGCTCAATGCAGGTAAGTTCCTTTTTACACTGTACAATCAGGAGTCAACCGACAGGTACAGATTGGCTTTGGATACTTTGAGAAGCCAGATGGAGGAACATCCTCGTACTGCAGAGGGAGGTTTCTGGCATAAGAAACGCTATCCGAATCAGATGTGGCTGGATGGTTTGTATATGGGATCACCCATGCTGGCACAGTATGCCGCTGAGTTTGAAGAGCCTGCCTTGTTTGATGATGTGGCACAACAGTTTTACCTGATCGACAAGTACACTTGGGATAATGAAAAAGAGCTTTTCTATCATGGTTGGGACGAGAGTAAGACACAACGTTGGTCTAATCCTGAGACAGGTGTTTCTCCTCATTTCTGGGGGCGTGGCATGGGATGGTTGGCAATGGCATTGGTAGATGTCTTGGACTATTTCCCTGAAGACCACCCTAAGCGTGAAGTGATTTTAAATATTCTGGACAAGATGGCTAAATCGGTAGTCCGCTATCAGGATGAGGAAACAGGAGTCTGGTGGCAAGTATTGGACAAGGCACATGAAGATGGAAACTATCTGGAAGCCTCTTGCTCAAGCATGTTTACCTATTTCTTGCTGAAGGGAGTGCAGAAAGGCTATCTGTCAGATGAGTACAAACCTGTTGCTGAAAAGGCTTATAAAGGTGTCGTTTCTCAATTTGTGAAATATGAAGAAGACGGAACCGTGAGCCTGACCAATATCTGTGGCGTAGCAGGATTGGGAGGTACGCCCTACAGGTCAGGTACTTATGAATATTATATCAATGAGCCCAAAAGGGACAACGACCCAAAAGGTGTCGGACCATTTATCATGGCTTCATTGCTCTATGAGACACAATTTGCAGATCAGAAAAACGCAGCACTTTGAAGAATTTCATTTTCATATTTATAATGATTTGGTTGTGGCTGGTAAGTTCCCCGGTTGTCCATGCTTCAGTTCAGTATGATTTTGTGGTAGCAAAGGACAAGTCCGGGGACTTCACGACCATTCAGGAAGCCATTAATGCTGTTCCTGATATCCGGAAAGCCGTAACAACTATTTTTATCAAGTCAGGAGTCTACAAGGAAAAACTTATTCTACCAGCCTCCAAAACCAATGTAATGATGATTGGTGAGGATGCTTCCAAAACCGTGATCACCTATGATGATTATGCCAAAAAGTTGAACCGTTTTGGAGAAGAAATGGGAACCTCAGGTTCATCTAGTTTCTATGTTTTTGGAGATGGGTTTACAGCCAAGAACCTGACTTTTGAAAACTCATCGGGGCCTGTTGGTCAAGCTGTGGCAGTGCGGATAGATGGCGACAAGGTATTGTTTGAAAATTGCCGTTTTCTTGGCTTTCAAGATACTTTGTACCCCCATGGCAAAAACAGCAGACAGTATTACAGGAACTGTTATATCGAAGGTACCACAGACTTTATCTTCGGTTGGTCCACTGCAGTTTTTGAACAATGCGAAATCTTTTCGAAAAAGGGCGGATACTATGTAACGGCAGCCAGTACAATTGAGGGTGCTCAAAATGGGTTTGTCTTTATTGACTGCCGATTTACAGGAGATGCACCCGAAAAGTCAGTGTACTTAGGGCGACCTTGGAGATCTTTTTCACAGACTGTACTGATTGATTGCACATTGGATCAGCATATCAAGGAGGAAGGTTGGCACAACTGGAACAAGCCTAATGCAGAACAGACGGCCTTTTATGCAGAGCATAATTCCAAGGGGACTGGCGCAGCACCATCAAGTCGGGTAGCGTGGTCGCATCAGCTTTCAGATGCGGAAACAGAGAAATACACATTGGAAAACATATTGGGTGATTGGGAACCCAATATCAATTCGAACTAAAAATGTCTGTAAACAAAATTGTCCATATCGCCTTCACTTTTTTGCTGGCAGCATACGGAGGTGCTGTTATGGCTCAACATGACAGTCCTACGACCTCCAAGGTGTGGGTAGCCGATCAAGGTGATGGAACCTATAAAAATCCAATACTGCATGCCGATTACTCCGATCCTGATATTTGTAGGGTTGGTGAAGATTACTATATGACAGCCTCTAGTTTCAATGCAGTTCCAGGCTTACCGATACTTCATTCCAAAGATTTGGTGAATTGGGAACTGATTGGACATGCATTAAAGAGACAGCCTCCATTTGAGCACTTTTCAGTCCCTCAACATGGAAATGGCGTATGGGCACCCGCTATCCGCCATCATAATGGACAGTTTTATATTTATTATGGAGACCCTGACTTTGGCATTTATATGGTCAAATCAGATAACCCCGCAGGTCCTTGGGAAACCCCTATTTTGGTACAGGAAGGAAAAGGGCTAATCGATCCATGTCCATTTTGGGATGAAGATGGAAACGCCTATCTGGTACATGCCTTTGCAGGTAGCCGAGCAGGGATAAAAAGTATTCTAGTGATCAATCAAATGAATAAGGAAGGGACTCAACTGTTGGATGAAGGGACCATTGTATTTGATGGACATGAAGAACACCCAACAGTGGAGGGACCGAAGTTTTACAAGCGAAATGGCTACTACTATATTTTCGCACCAGCCGGCGGTGTTTCAACTGGATGGCAATTGGTACTAAGGTCAAAAAACATTTATGGGCCTTACGAAGAGCGTATCGTGATGGCACAGGAAGATACACCCATCAACGGACCACATCAGGGTGGTTGGGTGGAGACCGTATCGGGAGAATCATGGTTTGTTCACTTTCAGGATCTTGAGGCGTATGGACGTATCGTGCACCTACAACCGATGAAATGGAAAAGTGACTGGCCTGTAATTGGAGAGGATAAGGATGGAAATGGTACAGGCAAACCGGTTTTATCATATAGAAAGCCGACAGTAAAAAGTGAAATACAGCTAAAGACTCCTCTAGACTCGGATGAGTTTGATAAAAATAAACTAGGTCTTCAATGGCAGTGGCAGGCAAACCCTAAAGCTACTTGGGCATTAGCCAATGGAGCAAAAGGATACCTACGACTTTATACTGATATGCTTCCCGATACGGCTACAAGTCTGTGGAATGCTCCTAACCTGTTGCTTCAGAAGTTTCCGGCTTCTGCTTTCAAGGCAACAACCAAGGTTACTTTCTTTCCAAATAACAAAATGCAACATGAGCGAACAGGACTGATCGTAATGGGAGAAGACTATGCTCATTTATCAATGATCTCAAAGGCGGATGGCATTTACCTTATTTATGCGACGGCATCTGATGTTAGGCATGGAAACAAGGAGAAAGTAACAGTAATCAGAAAGCTAAAGGAAAATCAGCTTCACCTGCGGGTAACCGTTTCAGGAAAGGGCAAATGTAGGTTCAGTTTCAGTACGGATGGACAGGCATTTACAGAAATAGATGAGGCGTTTACAGCAAAACCGGGAAGATGGATTGGTGCTAAAGTAGGCATCTTTGCCCAAAGGGAAGCGCAAATAAATGACTCAGGATATGCCAATTATGATTGGTTCAGGTTTGAGCCTGTAGATGATATTTAGAAATCAAAGAAACCATATTTAGACATGAGAAGAAAGGCAATAATATTGATGTGCTTCTGCCTTATTGGGCTGAATGCATGGGCACAAACTGACCTTTATAAAGGGCTGGAATTTAAGATGTCTCAAGTAAAGGAACCATTATTTCCAAAGCATATGGTCAATGTCAAGGAGCATGGAGCTGTAGGAAATGGATTGGTTGATAACACGGAAGCATTCAGCAAAGCGATTGATGCCGTAGCGAAAAAAGGAGGAGGGACAGTACTGATTCCAAAAGGGATTTGGAAGACAGGGCCAATTAGCCTGAAAAGCAATATTCGTCTGCATACAGAGAAAGGCGCTTTGGTGATATTTGATGACGATTTTGACAAGTATCCAGTCGTGGAGACAAGTTATGAAGGTTTGGAAACATACCGTTGTACTTCTCCAATCAATGGCAAGAACCTTGAAAATGTTGCGATCACGGGAGAGGGTGTTTTTGACGGTGCGGGAGATTCATGGAGATTGGTCAAAAAGTCAAAATTGACTGCTGCACAGTGGCATCAAAAAGTAAAGTCTGGAGGGGTTGTGAGTGATGATGGCAATACATGGTACCCGTCAGAGCAGGCAAAAGAAGGAGCCAAATCAACAGGAAATTTTGGAGTGCCAGACCTGAAAACATATGAGGAGTTCTTGGAGGTAAGAGACTTCCTGAGACCGGTAATGGTGAGCTTGGTTGGGTGTAAGAAAGTATTGCTAGACGGACCCACTTTCCAGAACTCTCCTGCATGGAACCTACACCCGCTGATGTGTGAGGATGTGACACTAAGAAACCTGACAATCCGTAACCCTTGGTATTCTCAAAATGGAGATGGCTTGGACTTGGAGTCTTGTAAAAATGTGGTAATCCATGACAACAGCTTTGATGTGGGAGATGATGCCATTTGTTTCAAGTCTGGAAAGAATGAGGACGGCTTGAAGCGTGGTATGGCAACTGAAAATGTGATCGTCAAAAACAATACAGTATATCATGCTCATGGTGGTTTTGTAGTGGGAAGTGAAATGTCAGGCGGTGTAAAGAATGTGCACGTATCCAATTGTACTTTTATAGGAACAGATTGTGGACTCAGGTTCAAGAGTACAAGAGGTAGAGGCGGTGTTGTAGAGAATATCTACATCTCCAATATTGAAATGGTCGATATCAAAACGGAGGCTATTAGGTTCAACCTTTTTTATGAGGGCAAATCACCTGTGCTGGAAGATGGCAGTTTCAGCAACGAGCGAGTGAAGGCACAACCAATTCCGGTGACTGTTACAACACCGTCTTTCAGGAATATCTATATAAAGGACATCACCTCAACAGGTTCGGGAGCTGCTGCATTTTTTCAGGGATTGCCGGAAATGAAATTGAAAGAAATCCATATGGAGAATGTAATGCTGGAAGCTTCAAAAGGAATCACGATGATTGATGCCCAAAACATCTCATTGAAGGGGGTAGAAGTGCTACAAAAGAAAGGTCCTGCGTTGATCCTTTTCAACGGAAAAGATATCAGTTTGGACAAGTTTGAATGTAACATTACAGATCAACCATCTATCAAGGTGTTTGGAGATGAGAGCAATAAGATTGAACTGAGCAACTCCAAGATGGAGACTTCAAAGCTTCATTTGGGTGAAGAGGTAAACGCCAATGCAGTTCAGATCAAGCACCCGAAATCAAACTAAACGGGGTATCAATAACCTATATTTTTTACTGCTGTAAACCTTATAATGATGACTCGATACTTAAATACAATTGCTGCTTTGGCTATCGGAACCTTTGTTGTTGCAGGTTGTTCTTCCAAAGCTGAGACGGATACTTCAAGCCGTCCGAACTTGGAGATCAGCTTGACCAATCCGCTAACGTCTGAAAGGACAGAAGTGGTGGAGGTTACAGGATTTGAAGCAAACAGTCCGTTGGCTAAGCATGCCGTAGGTATTGTAAAAGTGGATGGGAAGGAAGTGGAGTATATTGATGTGGATGGAGACAAACAGGTCGACAAACTGCTTGTGAAAGCCACTTTCAAACCGGAGGAAACCATCCGGTTGAATTTGGCAAAAGAAAAAAAAGTACCCAATGGTGTGACAGGGCTTAAAAAAACACAGGCTGAAATTTCCCATAAAGAAGGCGGAGAGTGGAATGGTAGAAAATATGAAGGAGGAGAGTTTAAAAATGTAAAGTCACTGCGTGTGCCTGAGTCGCATACAGACCACTCATATTATATCAGGTATGAAGGACCTGGCTGGGAGAATGAGCAGATCGGGTACCGCTTTTATCTGGACTGGCGAAATGCCATCGATATATTCGGAAAGAAGGTTGATACGCTTGTCTTACAAAATGTAGGGCAGGATGGGTTTGACTCTTATCATGAGCCTTCCGGTTGGGGAATGGACATTCTAAAAGCCGGAAAGTCTTTGGGAATCGGTTCAATTGGACAGTACATCAACGGAAGTGTAGCACATTTTGAGCAGACCGATTCAGTTACTTGTAGCATTACAGAAAACAACTGTCTCGCTTCTTCCATTACAACATCATACTTTGGTTGGGAAACGTCAGCTCAGAAAGCAGACCTGACTTCTGTATTGAATATCCAGTCATCAGATAGAGCAGTAAAACATGTAGTGACCACTAACCAAGCGCTTGAGGGCTTTTGTACTGGAATCGTAAAACATGAAAAAGGAGATAGAATAGAATCGCTGATAAGCTCCAACGGATGGGTGTACCTAGCAACTTACGGTGAACAAAGCCTTGCGGAAGATAAGCTTGGTTTGGCAATTATATTTAATACCAAAGATGTTCAGCAAGTTGTAGATGGGGAACATGACCACCTGTTGGTTTTCAAACCTACCACAGCGCCTATTACCTATTATTTGTTAGGTGCTTGGGAACAGGAAAAAAATGGGATTACATCGCGAGAGAAGTTTGTCAGTTATTTGAATGAAAGAGTCAACAGGTTAAATAACCCAATTGAGGTACAGCTTAACTTCAATGGTCAATAAGTTTAGTAGCAGAACAGATGATCAAAATCAATAATACCTCTCCTTTTGGGAGAGGTTTTTTTGTTTGCCCCCTTTCAGTGATGGGAAAATCAATGTTAAGTAGTGAATTGTTGCATTTTTCTTAGAATGTTTAGCATATTATTATCTGAAAATAAACCAATTCAAAATTTCATGAAAAATACATTTACAAGAAAATGGCCAATTCTGCTGACAGTCTGTTTGGGAACAGCCTTGGCAGGATGCAATGTCAGTGAGCAGGATAAGCCAGCAACACTGTCAGAGAATCAACTATTGAATGAATGGAAAGGTGCATACCAAGGGTTGCCTGCTTTTGACAAGATGAAGCTGGAAGATTTGAAACCTGCACTGGAAGAGGCAATGGCAATGAACCTGCAAGAGGTTGAGACAATTGCTAACAATACGGAAGCGCCCACATTTGAAAATACGATTGTGGCAATGGAAGGAGCAGGTAAGGCATTGGATAGGGTGCTGACCTATTATTATATATGGAGTAGCAACCTTTCCACTCCGGAGTTTAGGGAAATCCAAAAGGAAATGGCTCCAAAACTTTCAGATTTTCGCTCCAAGATTATTCAGAATGAGCAGCTGTTCGACAGGGTGAAGTCCATTTACGATGCATCAAAAGAGGCACCATTGGAGGCAGACCAGCAAAGGGTTTTGGAATTGACATATTCAAACTTTGCCATCAATGGCGCGGAGCTCGATTCTACAGGGAAAGCACGATATGCAGCAATCAATAAGGAGCTTTCTGAGTTATATACCAATTTCAGCAGCAATGTACTGGCAGATGAAGAAGGGTATGTGACATACCTTACTGAAGATCAGTTAGGAGGCTTGCCGGAATCATTGGTAAAATCGGCAGCAAAAGCCGCAGCAGACCATGGGAAAGAAGGTATGTATGCAGTTACAAATACCCGCTCGTCAATGGATCCATTCCTAACCTATTCGGATGAAAGGGAATTGAGAGAGCAGGTTTGGAAAAACTATTATTCAAGAGGGGATAATGGTGATGAGCATGACAACAATCAAATCATCACAGATATCCTGAAACTCAGAGACGAGCGTGCCGAGCTTTTGGGGTTTGACAACTTCGCACAATGGAGATTGCAAAACCGTATGGCGAAGACACCAGAAAATGCCATGACCATGATGCGTAAGGTGTGGCCTGCTGCCGTAGCCAGAGTAAAAGAAGAAGTGGCAGACATGCAGTCAATTGCTGACCAGCATGGAGATGGCATTACCATTGCGCCTTGGGATTACCGCTATTATGCTGAAAAAGTAAGAAAAGCCAAGTATGACCTCGATTCGGATGAGGTAAAGCAATACCTGCAACTGAGTAAGTTAAGAGAGGCCATGTTCTTTGTGGCAGGTGAGCTGTTTAACTTCAAGTTTACGCCAGTGCAGGAAGGTTCAGTTCCTGTATTCCATGAGGATGTAAAAGTTTGGGAAGTAACTGACAAGACCTCAGGTGAGCATATCGGGCTTTGGTACCTAGACCCATATGCAAGACCTGGCAAGCGCTCGGGTGCTTGGGCTACCACATATCGTTCACATACCACATTTGAGGGTAAACAAAATGTATTGAGTTCCAACAATTCCAACTTTATAAAACCAGCACCGGGTGAAGCAGTACTGGTTTCTTGGGATGATGCAAGAACGTTCTTCCATGAGTTTGGTCATGCGTTGCACTTCCTTTCATCAGAGGTGAAATACCCAACACTGAATGGTGCTGTTCGTGACTATATTGAATTCCAGTCACAACTGTTGGAAAACTGGTTGCTGACAGATCTGGTAATCAATAACTACTTGGTGCATCACAAAACAGGTGAACCGATCCCCATAGAACTGGTAGCCAAGATTAAAAAAGCATCTACTTTTAATGAAGGCTTTGCTACAACTGAATACTTGGCCTCAGCACTGATGGATATGTATTACCATACTACAGACCCTGAGACAATAGAGCCAGATGCATTCGAAAGAGAAACGTTGGAGACGTTGAATATGCCAGAAGAGCTGGTGATGCGTCACCGTTCTACACATTTCAGCCATATATTCTCGGGCGAAGGTTATGCAACAGGGTATTATGGTTATATGTGGGCAGACGTGTTGACTTCCGATGCTGTTGAGGCATTCAAGGAAACAGAAGGTGGTTTTTATGATAAGGAGTTGGCAGCAAAAATGGTTAAATACCTGTTTGCTCCTCAAAACACCCTTGACCCTGCAGAAGCCTATAGAAAGTTCAGAGGCAGGGATGCAGATATCAATGCTTTGATGAGAGAAAGAGGCTTTCCAGTTACAGAAATGTAATGTAAACCTATTGGAATAAAGAAACGGGTTGCCTAATAAGGGCAACCCGTTTTTCTAAAAATACAGCATTAGACCTCAAATGGTGCACTCTGAAAGTCGATTAATGACCGTAGTTGGTTTCAACACCTAGTAAAGTCATCTGGAAAGGAGCTGCAGACACAGCAAAAGTCTGTGTTTCTTGTAGATCTGTTAGGTCATACTGTTTGACTGACCCTTGATCGGGGAACAGTAGGTAAAGGAAGTTGGAAGTAGCTTGTGCAACTGGTAGTGATTCAGCATCAGAAGCTACAGCAGCAAAAACACTTTCTTTGTGCTGAGTAGTTGCTGTAGTCAAGTTATAAGTAGTGACTGCACCGCTATAGTGCGTCACAATAATGGTTTCTCCTTTATAGTCAGCAGTACATTGCAGCATATCCGTTGTTTCAACTAAAGGAATGATTTGGCTGTTTTGAACATCAATTTCATAAAC encodes:
- a CDS encoding glycoside hydrolase family 28 protein; the encoded protein is MRRKAIILMCFCLIGLNAWAQTDLYKGLEFKMSQVKEPLFPKHMVNVKEHGAVGNGLVDNTEAFSKAIDAVAKKGGGTVLIPKGIWKTGPISLKSNIRLHTEKGALVIFDDDFDKYPVVETSYEGLETYRCTSPINGKNLENVAITGEGVFDGAGDSWRLVKKSKLTAAQWHQKVKSGGVVSDDGNTWYPSEQAKEGAKSTGNFGVPDLKTYEEFLEVRDFLRPVMVSLVGCKKVLLDGPTFQNSPAWNLHPLMCEDVTLRNLTIRNPWYSQNGDGLDLESCKNVVIHDNSFDVGDDAICFKSGKNEDGLKRGMATENVIVKNNTVYHAHGGFVVGSEMSGGVKNVHVSNCTFIGTDCGLRFKSTRGRGGVVENIYISNIEMVDIKTEAIRFNLFYEGKSPVLEDGSFSNERVKAQPIPVTVTTPSFRNIYIKDITSTGSGAAAFFQGLPEMKLKEIHMENVMLEASKGITMIDAQNISLKGVEVLQKKGPALILFNGKDISLDKFECNITDQPSIKVFGDESNKIELSNSKMETSKLHLGEEVNANAVQIKHPKSN
- a CDS encoding DUF4861 family protein; translation: MTRYLNTIAALAIGTFVVAGCSSKAETDTSSRPNLEISLTNPLTSERTEVVEVTGFEANSPLAKHAVGIVKVDGKEVEYIDVDGDKQVDKLLVKATFKPEETIRLNLAKEKKVPNGVTGLKKTQAEISHKEGGEWNGRKYEGGEFKNVKSLRVPESHTDHSYYIRYEGPGWENEQIGYRFYLDWRNAIDIFGKKVDTLVLQNVGQDGFDSYHEPSGWGMDILKAGKSLGIGSIGQYINGSVAHFEQTDSVTCSITENNCLASSITTSYFGWETSAQKADLTSVLNIQSSDRAVKHVVTTNQALEGFCTGIVKHEKGDRIESLISSNGWVYLATYGEQSLAEDKLGLAIIFNTKDVQQVVDGEHDHLLVFKPTTAPITYYLLGAWEQEKNGITSREKFVSYLNERVNRLNNPIEVQLNFNGQ
- a CDS encoding M3 family metallopeptidase produces the protein MKNTFTRKWPILLTVCLGTALAGCNVSEQDKPATLSENQLLNEWKGAYQGLPAFDKMKLEDLKPALEEAMAMNLQEVETIANNTEAPTFENTIVAMEGAGKALDRVLTYYYIWSSNLSTPEFREIQKEMAPKLSDFRSKIIQNEQLFDRVKSIYDASKEAPLEADQQRVLELTYSNFAINGAELDSTGKARYAAINKELSELYTNFSSNVLADEEGYVTYLTEDQLGGLPESLVKSAAKAAADHGKEGMYAVTNTRSSMDPFLTYSDERELREQVWKNYYSRGDNGDEHDNNQIITDILKLRDERAELLGFDNFAQWRLQNRMAKTPENAMTMMRKVWPAAVARVKEEVADMQSIADQHGDGITIAPWDYRYYAEKVRKAKYDLDSDEVKQYLQLSKLREAMFFVAGELFNFKFTPVQEGSVPVFHEDVKVWEVTDKTSGEHIGLWYLDPYARPGKRSGAWATTYRSHTTFEGKQNVLSSNNSNFIKPAPGEAVLVSWDDARTFFHEFGHALHFLSSEVKYPTLNGAVRDYIEFQSQLLENWLLTDLVINNYLVHHKTGEPIPIELVAKIKKASTFNEGFATTEYLASALMDMYYHTTDPETIEPDAFERETLETLNMPEELVMRHRSTHFSHIFSGEGYATGYYGYMWADVLTSDAVEAFKETEGGFYDKELAAKMVKYLFAPQNTLDPAEAYRKFRGRDADINALMRERGFPVTEM